The nucleotide sequence CGTGGTAAGTGATGCCAAAAAAAGAATTGAAACAGATTTTAAAAAATTACCCAAAGGGTATTTCATTGAGTGGAGCGGACAATATGAAAATAAAGTCCGGGCAGAAAAACGATTAAAAATTATCATTCCTATCACCCTTCTCATTATCGCTTTTGTGTTGTATTTCACTTTTCATTCTGTCAAGGAAATGCTCATTGTGCTTTCCAGTATTCCTATTGCATTAATTGGTGGCGTTTATTCCATGTATTTTTTCGAGGTTAATTTTTCGGTGGCGGTAGCAGTTGGTTTCATTGCTCTTTTCGGCATTGCAGTAGAAACAGGTGTGCTGATGCTTGTTTATTTGAATGAAGCCATTCGCGACAAAGTAGAAGAAAAGAAAAGTGCTGCACTCTCAATGGATGATGTAAAAGCGGCTGTTTTCTCGGGTGCAGTAATGCGTGTTCGCCCAAAACTGATGACTGTGATGGCTGACATGTTGGGTTTAATGCCAATTCTTTTAGCAACAGGTGTAGGTAGCGATGTAATGAAACCCATCACTATTCCATTTGTATTCGGCTTGATTACTTCTACGCTTTTCGTTTTGATTGTTTTGCCTGTAGTGTATCAGTTGGTAAAAGAGTATGAATTGAAGAAACATGGTAAAGTAGAATACCTTGAAATAAAAGATTGATGGAAGTAAATCAAAAACATACAACTCCCTTAAATCAACTTTTTGCTGAACTAAACAGCAATTGTGAAAGAGGTTTGTCGAATAAAGAAGCTGCAAATCGTATCGAAAAACACGGCAGCAATACAATTCAATCGGATAAAGGAAAATCTCCGTTGAAAATTCTCTTGTCGCAGTTCAACAACCTCATGGTTTATCTGTTGCTTTTTGCATCCGCTATGTCATTTTGGTTTAAGGAGTATTTAGATACAATTGCCATTCTTCTTGTTATTTCAATTAATGCAATTATTGGCTTTTGGATGGAAATACAGGCGCAACGCTCTATGAATTCTTTGAAAAAGATGGCAAGTGTTCCCGCAAAAGTTTTTAGAGATGGTAAACTCATAGAGATCTCATCCGAAGAAGTTGTTCCGGGTGATATACTATTTGTTGAGGCAGGCGATATGATTACTGCCGATGCAAGAATTATTAACTCATCACAACTTTCCGCTAATGAAGCATCGCTCACAGGCGAGGCAATGCCAGTTTTAAAAAAAGAGACCGAATTACCCGAAGAAACTCCACTTGCAGACCGCACTAATATGTTGCACAAAGGAACGTATGTTACCAATGGAAATGCAAAAGCATTGGTAACGGCAACGGGCATGAAAACAGAGTTGGGCAAGATTGCGCACCTTGTTCAATCGGCAGACCAATCTGCCACACCGCTTGAAAAGAAATTACAGGTTTTCAGTCGTAAACTGATTTACATCACTGTTGCTTTAGTAGTGTTGATTTTTGTTGTGGGTCTTTTCACACATGGCGATTATGTAGAAATGCTTGAAACCGCTATCGCACTTGCCGTAGCCGCTATTCCAGAGGGCTTGCCTATTGTAGCAACGTTGGCATTGGCACAGGGAATGATGAAAATGGCAAAGCATAAAGTAATTGTAAAAAAGCTGGCTGCCGTTGAAACCTTAGGAGGAACAACAGTTATCTGCACCGATAAAACAGGCACACTTACTCAAAACAAAATTGAGGTTACAGATTTAGTTCCTGCTGATGGAACTTCTGAAGAGAATAAAAATATCATGCAGCAAATCGCTGTTTTGTGTAATACTGCTTCCATACAGATAACTGGCAACAACATTATCGAAATTGGCGACCCACTTGAAACGGGCTTATTAAAGTATGCACACAAAAATGGTAAGAATATTGAGCAATTACGGCAGCACTTTCCAAAAATAAATGAAGTTCCTTTTTCATCAGAAACGAAAATGATGGCTACACTACATGAAGACAACAATCGCTTTGTTGTGTATGCCAAAGGTGCAGCGGAAGAAATTATTCAACAGTGCAACCGCATTCTTATCGGTTCTGAAATACAAACACTTGATGAAGAGACAAGGAAGCATTGGAAAGAAAAATCAGAACAATTGGCTGCATCTGGTTTACGGGTAATAGCCGGATCGTATAAAGAAACTCCATCAAAAGATATTTCACTCACCACTGATTTGGTCTTTGCCGGCCTTTACGGAATGATGGACCCGCCTGCCGAAGATGTGCTTGATGCTATCCATGAATGTAAGGATGCCGGCATTAAGGTGGTGATGATAACAGGCGACCACCCTGCCACCGCAAATTACATAGCAAATCAGTTAGGCATTTCTGAAAACAATACGCCTGTGGTGGGAAAAGAGATGAAACCCGCTTCCCAATTGAGCGAAAAAGAAAAAACACACTGGCTCAATACATCCGTTTTTGCCAGGGTAACGCCCACTCACAAATTGGATTTAGTAACCGTATTACAGGAGAAAGGGAATATTGTGGGCATGACAGGCGATGGCGTAAATGATGCCCCGGCTTTAAAAAAGGCAGACATCGGCATTGCAATGGGTGTGAGAGGAACACAAGTGGCACAGGAAGTTTCCGACATGGTATTGAAAGACGATAAGTTTTCGTCCATTGTTCACGCAATTAAACAAGGTCGTGTCATTTTTAGCAATATTCAGGAGTTTGTGATTTATCTGCTTTCCTGCAACATGAGCGAATTGTTTGTGGTGTCTTTGGCTGCCTTATCCAATCTCCATTTTCAGCTGTTTCCTCTGCAAATTTTGTTCATCAATTTAGTAACGGATGTGTTACCCGCACTGGCATTGGGCGTAAGCGAGGGCAATCCCTTTGTGATGAAACACAAACCCCGTAATCCTTCCGAGCCGCTTTTAAAAACAAAACAATGGTATGCTGTGTGGATTTATGCGGCAATCATTTCTGTTTGCACATTAGGAGCAGTTTTCTTTAGTCACTTTGTTATGCATACTGGGGAACACTTTGACCCAAAATTGTGCAACAACATATTATTCTTCACGCTTATTTTTTGCCAGATGTTTCATGTATTTAACATGGCTTCGATTAAAACATCTTTCTTTAAATCCGAAGTGTTTCGCAATAAATATGTGTGGTATGCCCTGTTGTCAAGTGGACTAATTGTAATGTCCGTATTCTTTATCCCAGTGGCTCGTGAAGCATTAAATATTCAACTGCTCAAGGCAGAAGACTGGTTGTTGGTTATTGCTTCTGCTGCTCTTTCGCTCTTAGTTATTCAAATTCTAAAACGAACAAACATTATACACGATGAAGAATAACACAGAAAATATAAATATCATCAAAGCATCCGGGCTTAAAGTGCCCTTTAATAAGAGTAAATTGAAGCAATCCCTTTTTCGCTCAGGTGCTAATTCCGAACAAGCCGATGAAGTAGTTGCAGAAGTAATGGAAATGTTGGTTGAAGGAATGTCCACCCGCAAAATTTATAAAACAGCGTTTCGCTTACTGAGAAATGTATCGCGCCCGATGGCGGCACGGTATAAACTAAAACATGCCATTATGGAATTAGGTCCTTCCGGTTTTCCTTTTGAACAATTCGTGGCGGAACTATTAAAACATCAAGGTTACAAAACACAGGTAGGAGTAATAGTAAAAGGACATTGTGTAAATCATGAAGTGGATGTAATTGCCGAAAAGGACGAACACCATTTTATGATTGAATGTAAATTCCATAACCGGCAAGACTATGTGTGCGATGTAAAAATTCCGCTTTACATACAGTCTAGGTTTTTAGATGTGGAAGCATCATGGAAACAAATAGATGGACATGCCGAAAAAATTCATCAGGGCTGGGTAGTAACCAACACCCGATTTTCAGACGATGCAGCACAATACGGAAGGTGCATGAATATGAATTTGGTGGGTTGGGATTATCCCAAAAATAATGGATTGAA is from Bacteroidota bacterium and encodes:
- a CDS encoding restriction endonuclease; its protein translation is MKNNTENINIIKASGLKVPFNKSKLKQSLFRSGANSEQADEVVAEVMEMLVEGMSTRKIYKTAFRLLRNVSRPMAARYKLKHAIMELGPSGFPFEQFVAELLKHQGYKTQVGVIVKGHCVNHEVDVIAEKDEHHFMIECKFHNRQDYVCDVKIPLYIQSRFLDVEASWKQIDGHAEKIHQGWVVTNTRFSDDAAQYGRCMNMNLVGWDYPKNNGLKDWIDGSGLHPVTCLTTLTQKEKQQLLDRKIVLCKTMHHNHTLLQSIGVKPHRIQKVIDECSALCETFSYKNK
- a CDS encoding cation-translocating P-type ATPase; translated protein: MEVNQKHTTPLNQLFAELNSNCERGLSNKEAANRIEKHGSNTIQSDKGKSPLKILLSQFNNLMVYLLLFASAMSFWFKEYLDTIAILLVISINAIIGFWMEIQAQRSMNSLKKMASVPAKVFRDGKLIEISSEEVVPGDILFVEAGDMITADARIINSSQLSANEASLTGEAMPVLKKETELPEETPLADRTNMLHKGTYVTNGNAKALVTATGMKTELGKIAHLVQSADQSATPLEKKLQVFSRKLIYITVALVVLIFVVGLFTHGDYVEMLETAIALAVAAIPEGLPIVATLALAQGMMKMAKHKVIVKKLAAVETLGGTTVICTDKTGTLTQNKIEVTDLVPADGTSEENKNIMQQIAVLCNTASIQITGNNIIEIGDPLETGLLKYAHKNGKNIEQLRQHFPKINEVPFSSETKMMATLHEDNNRFVVYAKGAAEEIIQQCNRILIGSEIQTLDEETRKHWKEKSEQLAASGLRVIAGSYKETPSKDISLTTDLVFAGLYGMMDPPAEDVLDAIHECKDAGIKVVMITGDHPATANYIANQLGISENNTPVVGKEMKPASQLSEKEKTHWLNTSVFARVTPTHKLDLVTVLQEKGNIVGMTGDGVNDAPALKKADIGIAMGVRGTQVAQEVSDMVLKDDKFSSIVHAIKQGRVIFSNIQEFVIYLLSCNMSELFVVSLAALSNLHFQLFPLQILFINLVTDVLPALALGVSEGNPFVMKHKPRNPSEPLLKTKQWYAVWIYAAIISVCTLGAVFFSHFVMHTGEHFDPKLCNNILFFTLIFCQMFHVFNMASIKTSFFKSEVFRNKYVWYALLSSGLIVMSVFFIPVAREALNIQLLKAEDWLLVIASAALSLLVIQILKRTNIIHDEE